A DNA window from Daucus carota subsp. sativus chromosome 3, DH1 v3.0, whole genome shotgun sequence contains the following coding sequences:
- the LOC108210973 gene encoding F-box protein At4g35930 encodes MGKVSPQNRKSKTSKYKRRLRNSSNKYLKPGALAQIRYSKAKSVSACTDIGKKRVGVFAEDEKIEGSGVQDEGIKGVDESSMLSSPVRSVLNPVGGDINVSTPNNLQRTPKTPCAADECDSDSRLEALPMDLLVKIMCHLHHDQLRAVFHVSQRIRKSVVIARQYYFNYTTPDRSRQEMLRALTPLAKEHWPFSKGDGKGIFLRSPKTPPAPRHGPRPPRIKFSEGPQTGSVLFPEPSFSARCMGPSALRKTRFKTIASNRVLFSEDELCHAVAQNTLR; translated from the exons ATGGGTAAAGTGTCACCCCAGAACAGGAAGTCCAAGACTTCTAAGTACAAGAGGAGGCTTAGGAATTCCAGCAATAAGTATTTGAAGCCGGGTGCATTGGCTCAGATTCGATATTCGAAGGCTAAGTCTGTATCCGCCTGTACGGATATTGGGAAGAAAAGGGTGGGTGTTTTTGCTGAGGATGAAAAGATAGAGGGGAGTGGTGTTCAAGATGAGGGGATTAAGGGTGTTGATGAAAGCTCTATGCTTTCATCACCTGTTAGGTCTGTGTTGAATCCTGTGGGTGGAGACATCAATGTATCTACACCTAATAATTTACAGAGAACTCCCAAGACTCCCTGTGCTGCTGATGAGTGTGATTCTGATTCTAGGCTCGAGGCTCTCCCCATGGATTTACTG GTCAAGATAATGTGTCACCTACACCATGACCAACTCAGAGCTGTTTTCCATGTTTCTCAGAGGATCAGAAAATCT GTTGTGATTGCTAggcaatattattttaattatactaCTCCAGATCGATCTCGTCAAGAGATGTTAAGAGCACTGACTCCGCTCGCCAAAGAACACTGGCCCTTCAG CAAGGGAGATGGCAAGGGGATTTTTCTGCGAAGTCCAAAAACCCCTCCAGCACCCAGACATGGTCCTCGCCCACCTCGTATTAAGTTTTCCGAGGGGCCACAAACTGGATCCGTTCTCTTCCCGGAGCCATCATTCTCTGCACGGTGCATGGGACCATCAGCTTTACGGAAGACCCGGTTCAAGACAATTGCTTCAAATCGTGTTCTTTTCTCTGAGGATGAGCTGTGCCATGCTGTTGCTCAGAACACACTTCGTTGA
- the LOC108210404 gene encoding AP-4 complex subunit mu isoform X2, with translation MISQFFVLSQRGDNIVFRDYRGDVQKGSAEIFFRKVKFWKEDGEEEAPPVFNVDGVNYFHVKVVGLLFAATTRSNVSPSLVLELLQRIARVTKDYLGILNEDSLRKNFVLVYELLDEVIDFGYVQTTSTEVLKASVFNEPIMIDAGRLPALGPASIFMQGTKRMPGTAVTKSVVANEPGGRKREEIFVDIIEKISVTFSSSGYILTSEIDGTIQMKSYLTGNPEIRVALNDDLSIGRDYGGSSGAGAVILDDCNFHESVHLDSFEVDRTLSLVPPDGEFPVMNYRITQEFKPPFRINTLIEEAGSLKAEVSLKIRAEFASSITANAIAVQMPLPAYTTRVSFELEPGAVGQTTDFKESNKRLEWNLKKIVGGSEHTLRAKLTFSQESHGNITKEAGPVSMTFTIPMYNASKLQVKYLQIAKKSKTYNPYRWVRYVTQANSYVARL, from the exons ATCGTGGAGATGTGCAAAAGGGAAGTGCAGAGATTTTTTTCCGGAAAGTAAAGTTTTGGAAGGAGGACGGTGAAGAAGAGGCGCCGCCTGTCTTT AATGTGGATGGCGTGAACTACTTCCATGTGAAGGTAGTTGGATTGTTGTTTGCTGCGACAACTAGATCCAATGTGTCACCTTCTCTAGTCCTGGAACTTCTACAGAGAATTGCACGCGTCACTAAAGATTATCTCGGCATTCTAAATGAAGATTCCTTACGGAAAAACTTTGTGCTTGTTTACGAATTGCTTGATGAAGTCATT GATTTTGGTTATGTGCAAACAACGTCCACTGAAGTTCTGAAAGCTTCGGTATTCAATGAGCCAATCATGATTGATGCTGGACGTTTGCCGGCCCTGGGTCCTGCTTCCATCTTTATG CAAGGGACTAAAAGAATGCCAGGAACAGCTGTCACAAAATCTGTTGTAGCAAATGAACCAGGTGGTAGAAAGAGGGAGGAAATTTTTGTGGACATAATTGAGAAAATAAGTGTTACATTCAGCTCTAGT GGGTATATCCTGACTTCTGAAATCGATGGCACCATCCAGATGAAGAGTTATCTTACTGGCAATCCAGAAATCCGAGTGGCTCTAAATGATGATCTTAGCATAGGAAGAG ATTATGGTGGTTCTTCCGGAGCTGGAGCAGTTATACTAGACGATTGTAATTTCCATGAATCTGTTCATCTAGATAGTTTTGAAGTCGATCGAACACTGAGTCTG GTGCCCCCAGATGGTGAATTCCCTGTCATGAATTACCGTATAACTCAGGAGTTTAAACCTCCATTTCGAATCAATACCCTCATTGAAGAAGCAGGATCACTCAAG GCCGAAGTGAGTTTGAAGATACGTGCTGAGTTTGCCTCTAGCATCACGGCAAACGCAATTGCAGTACAGATGCCCCTTCCGGCGTATACAACTAG AGTTAGTTTTGAGTTGGAACCGGGAGCAGTTGGACAGACCACGGATTTTAAAGAGTCAAACAAGAGACTAGAATGGAATCTGAAGAAG ATTGTCGGTGGATCTGAACATACACTGCGTGCCAAGCTAACATTCTCTCAAGAATCTCATG GCAATATCACGAAAGAAGCTGGACCTGTTAGCATGACCTTCACCATACCAATGTACAATGCTTCAAAGCTTCAG GTGAAATACCTACAGATAGCTAAGAAGTCCAAGACCTACAACCCTTACCGGTGGGTCAGATATGTGACGCAAGCTAACTCTTATGTTGCTCGTCTATGA
- the LOC108210404 gene encoding AP-4 complex subunit mu isoform X1, whose protein sequence is MISQFFVLSQRGDNIVFRDYRGDVQKGSAEIFFRKVKFWKEDGEEEAPPVFNVDGVNYFHVKVVGLLFAATTRSNVSPSLVLELLQRIARVTKDYLGILNEDSLRKNFVLVYELLDEVIDFGYVQTTSTEVLKASVFNEPIMIDAGRLPALGPASIFMQGTKRMPGTAVTKSVVANEPGGRKREEIFVDIIEKISVTFSSSGYILTSEIDGTIQMKSYLTGNPEIRVALNDDLSIGRGGRSIYDYGGSSGAGAVILDDCNFHESVHLDSFEVDRTLSLVPPDGEFPVMNYRITQEFKPPFRINTLIEEAGSLKAEVSLKIRAEFASSITANAIAVQMPLPAYTTRVSFELEPGAVGQTTDFKESNKRLEWNLKKIVGGSEHTLRAKLTFSQESHGNITKEAGPVSMTFTIPMYNASKLQVKYLQIAKKSKTYNPYRWVRYVTQANSYVARL, encoded by the exons ATCGTGGAGATGTGCAAAAGGGAAGTGCAGAGATTTTTTTCCGGAAAGTAAAGTTTTGGAAGGAGGACGGTGAAGAAGAGGCGCCGCCTGTCTTT AATGTGGATGGCGTGAACTACTTCCATGTGAAGGTAGTTGGATTGTTGTTTGCTGCGACAACTAGATCCAATGTGTCACCTTCTCTAGTCCTGGAACTTCTACAGAGAATTGCACGCGTCACTAAAGATTATCTCGGCATTCTAAATGAAGATTCCTTACGGAAAAACTTTGTGCTTGTTTACGAATTGCTTGATGAAGTCATT GATTTTGGTTATGTGCAAACAACGTCCACTGAAGTTCTGAAAGCTTCGGTATTCAATGAGCCAATCATGATTGATGCTGGACGTTTGCCGGCCCTGGGTCCTGCTTCCATCTTTATG CAAGGGACTAAAAGAATGCCAGGAACAGCTGTCACAAAATCTGTTGTAGCAAATGAACCAGGTGGTAGAAAGAGGGAGGAAATTTTTGTGGACATAATTGAGAAAATAAGTGTTACATTCAGCTCTAGT GGGTATATCCTGACTTCTGAAATCGATGGCACCATCCAGATGAAGAGTTATCTTACTGGCAATCCAGAAATCCGAGTGGCTCTAAATGATGATCTTAGCATAGGAAGAGGTGGAAGATCAATTTATG ATTATGGTGGTTCTTCCGGAGCTGGAGCAGTTATACTAGACGATTGTAATTTCCATGAATCTGTTCATCTAGATAGTTTTGAAGTCGATCGAACACTGAGTCTG GTGCCCCCAGATGGTGAATTCCCTGTCATGAATTACCGTATAACTCAGGAGTTTAAACCTCCATTTCGAATCAATACCCTCATTGAAGAAGCAGGATCACTCAAG GCCGAAGTGAGTTTGAAGATACGTGCTGAGTTTGCCTCTAGCATCACGGCAAACGCAATTGCAGTACAGATGCCCCTTCCGGCGTATACAACTAG AGTTAGTTTTGAGTTGGAACCGGGAGCAGTTGGACAGACCACGGATTTTAAAGAGTCAAACAAGAGACTAGAATGGAATCTGAAGAAG ATTGTCGGTGGATCTGAACATACACTGCGTGCCAAGCTAACATTCTCTCAAGAATCTCATG GCAATATCACGAAAGAAGCTGGACCTGTTAGCATGACCTTCACCATACCAATGTACAATGCTTCAAAGCTTCAG GTGAAATACCTACAGATAGCTAAGAAGTCCAAGACCTACAACCCTTACCGGTGGGTCAGATATGTGACGCAAGCTAACTCTTATGTTGCTCGTCTATGA